A DNA window from Oryctolagus cuniculus chromosome 21, mOryCun1.1, whole genome shotgun sequence contains the following coding sequences:
- the LOC100357271 gene encoding ret finger protein-like 3 isoform X2, whose translation MAELLQKMCRCLTCPAYLEQPLSLECGCSFCPDCVRSLPQEPHGEGLVCSFCSKVSRKNHLRPNRHLGQLVSKVKELEPQLRAVLQMNPRMRRFRVDVTLDADTANNFLILSDDLRSVWCGPIRQNRPALPSRFDLSVCVLGTPQFVSGHHYWEVDVGSSTEWDLGVCRDSVCRQGRIQLSSEQGFWTLSRRIRCCFSASTQPQTPLCPDPIVRRVGIFLDVDVGNVSFYCIENEAHIFTFTGLPAGEPLRPFFAPSIPPNGDQGALSICPAMHLGDAGPSDQQREDR comes from the exons ATGGCTGAACTATTGCAAAAGATGTGCAGATGTCTCACCTGCCCGGCCTACCTTGAGCAACCCCTGAGCCTGGAGTGCGGCTGCAGCTTCTGCCCCGACTGCGTCCGCTCATTGCCGCAGGAGCCCCACGGGGAGGGCTTGGTCTGCAGCTTCTGCTCCAAGGTCTCGCGGAAGAACCACCTCAGGCCCAATCGGCATCTGGGGCAGCTGGTGTCGAAGGTGAAGGAGCTGGAGCCCCAGCTGAGAGCCGTCCTGCAGATGAATCCCCGGATGCGGAGGTTCCGAG TGGACGTGACCTTGGACGCAGACACGGCCAACAACTTCCTCATCCTCTCAGATGACCTCAGGAGTGTCTGGTGCGGGCCCATCAGGCAGAATCGGCCAGCGCTCCCTTCGAGGTTCGACTTGTCCGTCTGCGTCCTGGGCACCCCTCAGTTCGTCTCCGGCCACCACTACTGGGAGGTGGACGTGGGGTCGAGCACAGAGTGGGACCTGGGGGTTTGCAGGGATTCTGTTTGCCGACAAGGGCGGATCCAGCTCTCCTCGGAGCAGGGCTTCTGGACTCTGAGTCGGAGGATCAGGTGCTGTTTCTCTGCCAGCACCCAGCCTCAGACGCCCCTCTGCCCAGACCCCATCGTACGCCGAGTGGGGATCTTCCTGGACGTGGACGTGGGGAACGTCTCCTTTTACTGCATCGAAAACGAAGCCCACATCTTTACCTTCACGGGACTTCCTGCGGGGGAGCCGCTGCGCCCGTTCTTTGCTCCCTCAATCCCACCTAATGGGGATCAGGGCGCCCTGAGCATCTGCCCTGCCATGCACCTGGGAGATGCCGGCCCCTCcgaccagcagagggaggacagATAA
- the LOC100357271 gene encoding ret finger protein-like 3 isoform X1, translated as MPVTICDVSSLMTGIKAAVSWSCSRVTITLWLDSLSLLSASSHSLPCVFPPAADMAELLQKMCRCLTCPAYLEQPLSLECGCSFCPDCVRSLPQEPHGEGLVCSFCSKVSRKNHLRPNRHLGQLVSKVKELEPQLRAVLQMNPRMRRFRVDVTLDADTANNFLILSDDLRSVWCGPIRQNRPALPSRFDLSVCVLGTPQFVSGHHYWEVDVGSSTEWDLGVCRDSVCRQGRIQLSSEQGFWTLSRRIRCCFSASTQPQTPLCPDPIVRRVGIFLDVDVGNVSFYCIENEAHIFTFTGLPAGEPLRPFFAPSIPPNGDQGALSICPAMHLGDAGPSDQQREDR; from the exons ATGCCAGTGACGATCTGTGACGTCAGCTCTCTGATGACAGGCATCAAGGCCGCCGTCTCCTGGTCTTGCTCCAGGGTCACGATAACTCTGTGGCTGGACAGCTTGTCACTGCTGTCGGCCAGCAGTCACTCACTCCCGTGTGTGTTTCCCCCTGCAGCGGACATGGCTGAACTATTGCAAAAGATGTGCAGATGTCTCACCTGCCCGGCCTACCTTGAGCAACCCCTGAGCCTGGAGTGCGGCTGCAGCTTCTGCCCCGACTGCGTCCGCTCATTGCCGCAGGAGCCCCACGGGGAGGGCTTGGTCTGCAGCTTCTGCTCCAAGGTCTCGCGGAAGAACCACCTCAGGCCCAATCGGCATCTGGGGCAGCTGGTGTCGAAGGTGAAGGAGCTGGAGCCCCAGCTGAGAGCCGTCCTGCAGATGAATCCCCGGATGCGGAGGTTCCGAG TGGACGTGACCTTGGACGCAGACACGGCCAACAACTTCCTCATCCTCTCAGATGACCTCAGGAGTGTCTGGTGCGGGCCCATCAGGCAGAATCGGCCAGCGCTCCCTTCGAGGTTCGACTTGTCCGTCTGCGTCCTGGGCACCCCTCAGTTCGTCTCCGGCCACCACTACTGGGAGGTGGACGTGGGGTCGAGCACAGAGTGGGACCTGGGGGTTTGCAGGGATTCTGTTTGCCGACAAGGGCGGATCCAGCTCTCCTCGGAGCAGGGCTTCTGGACTCTGAGTCGGAGGATCAGGTGCTGTTTCTCTGCCAGCACCCAGCCTCAGACGCCCCTCTGCCCAGACCCCATCGTACGCCGAGTGGGGATCTTCCTGGACGTGGACGTGGGGAACGTCTCCTTTTACTGCATCGAAAACGAAGCCCACATCTTTACCTTCACGGGACTTCCTGCGGGGGAGCCGCTGCGCCCGTTCTTTGCTCCCTCAATCCCACCTAATGGGGATCAGGGCGCCCTGAGCATCTGCCCTGCCATGCACCTGGGAGATGCCGGCCCCTCcgaccagcagagggaggacagATAA